The Apium graveolens cultivar Ventura chromosome 10, ASM990537v1, whole genome shotgun sequence nucleotide sequence AACGACtaccgcaatgaaacattgcggggacgcaatgaaacattgcggggacgcaatgaaacattgcgggaCTACCGCAATTAAACATTGCGGAGGTATAATATTTGTATTTATTAGACATTATTAATGTTTAACattattaatattttcaaatattcaaatattttcatttattattaaaaatattgaataattaaaatatttaaatatcaaaaatattttcctttattattttaatatatattattaaatatttaaatatattaatttcattttaatgtttcaatacttttaaaatattgaatattaaatattaaatataatatttaatattattataaaatattttataatattttttaaatattatatttttaatcagaaatattaagaataatatcttattaaattaatatttatgtagTTAAAAAAGCATTGATAAATGAATTAACATAGGAAAAGGGTAAAAAGGGGAATGAAgtattcaaatattttcatttattattaaaaatattgaataattaaaatatttaaatatcaaaaatattttcctttattattttaatatatattattaaatatttaaatatattaatttcattttaatgtttcaatacttttaaaatattgaatattaaatataatatttaatattattataaaatattttataatattttttaaatattatatttttaatcagaaatattaagaataatatcttattaaattaatatttatgtagTTAAAAAAGCATTGATAAATGAATTAACATAGGAAAAGGGTAAAAAGGGGAATGAAGTATTCaaatatttttcatttattattaaaaatattgaataattaaaatatttaaatatcaaaaatattttcctttattattttaatatatattattaaatatttaaatatattaatttcattttaatgtttcaatacttttaaaatattgaatattaaatattaaatataatatttaatattattataaaatattttataatattttttaaatattatatttttaataaaaaatattaagaataatatcttattaaattaatatttatgtagTTAAAAAAGTATTGATAAATGAATTAACATAGGAAAAGGGTAAAAAGGGGAATGAAGTATGTGGGTCACTctcgcaatgtttcattgcgccTGATTTGTTGGTTGGATAGGGTCCCTATCCAACTATGGCTGTGGATAGGGACCCAAATTTAATATACccttttttatataaatattgcTAGTTTAGAATGAACAATTCAGCAAGGCAACATTTTATTTTAGGAGCAGGTCTGCGCCGCCGCCACATTTTCTCTCCTCCTCTGTAAAATTGAACTTGTGGGTTTTGTTTGTAATCATCTAAAGTGTCTTACTCATCTTTAATCATCAAATGAGCAATTGATTTTATATTAGGGTTTAGTTTTGATTCGATTTGGGGGTTTTTTTGTTGCAGGTAAGATTTGAAAATTGAAAATGGTGGAGAAGACCAAAGGACGAAAGGAAGAGGTTGTCACTAGGGAGTACACTATTAACCTCCACAAGCGCCTCCATGGCTGGTAatttatatatgtatttatacGTGTTTGGTTTGTGTTTTTAAGTTTGATTCATTATGGGTTTATGTTTTTGTGGGAATGTCTGTTTTTGTGTAATTAGATCGTTTGCAAATGGGGTTTTGTTTTTGGAGTGTAAttatgtttgtgtgtgtgtttatgtgttTTTGACTTTTTTGTGCAATGAGATTGTATGCAATTGGTGTTTTTGAGATGGGTTTATGTTAATGTGTGTGAATGTGTTTCTTGTGCAATTAGATTGTGTGCAAATGGGGTTTTGATTTTGGAGTGTACTTATGAGTGTGTGTAATTATGTGTTTTTGTGCAATTAGATTGTATGCAAATGGTGTTTTTTTATTATAGTTTTTTGGAAGTAAGGTGTGATTTGGATCTTGAAATGTATTGGGTATTTTGGTTTGGTTAGGTTAGTTTTCTTGTTTCACTACTTGTATGGTTTATCTTGCTATCTGGCTCTGTGTTGCGAAGCTCGGTTGTTTCCGAGAGGGATTAGTATATCTGGATAGATTTGGGTTTTTGTCAAGTAAGAGTTATTTTTGTTTCTTAAATTTGTTCTGTGAAGGTGTATGTCACTGCTTCCTAATTCTATTTTGTCACTGCTTTCGTAAGAGTTTGTTTTGTAAATGTATCTGCCTTCCTTTTTAATTTCAGCATTGTACTTTTGCTTTCATCTTGAATGCATGCCAGTTTTTGGTGGTAGTTTTTTTTGCTAGTAGTTCCATAGTGCTTTATTTAAGCACAAGGAGAGGGGGAGTGATGAAATGATGATTTGAATTTTGAACCCATGGCCTTGTCATTTTGGGGGAAGGGGTAGGATACGAGTCATTACTACTACGTGCAATTTGCTGTctttttgtgtaatattattgtGGGGGAAGGGGTAGTATATAGCTCTTTTTTGTAGTTTGTGTGCTCCCATTTGTTGTTTTGAATGCCTGGAGGCCCTGGACTAATGATAGAATCTATCTGGTAAATATCTCAGCACCTTCAAGAAGAAGGCTCCTAATGCTATCAAAGAGATTAGGAAGTTTGCCCAGAAGGCTATGGGAACCAAGGATGTCCGAGTGGATGTTAAGCTAAACAAGCAAATTTGGAGCAGGGGTATCAGAAGTGTCCCAAGGCGGGTCAGGGTCCGCATTGCTCGCAAGCGTAATGATGATGAGGATGCCACTGAAGAGCTTTACTCCCTTGTCACTGTTGCTGAGGCCCCATCAGGTCTGAAGGGACTTGGCACCCTAGTCATTGAAGAAGATGATGAATGATTCACTCTTCCTAGTTTTTTTATTGTATGCAACAGATTTTTGCAAAGCCTAGAACGGTCTGAGACATTTTTATTACCTAGTTGCTTTGATATTATTAATTATGGTGTTTTGTTGCGGAAGGATATTACAAATTTTAATGTTTAAAATATTGTTGCATCCTGGTTAGTCTTCCTTTACTGTTTTACTCTTTGATTTGAGCAAATGCCATTGCCGTCTATGGGATTGTTTAAAATATTGTTGCAACCTGATTAGTCTTTCTTCTACTGTTTAACCCTGTGATTTGAGCAAATGCCATCTATGTGATTGTTTTGCTGTCTCAGTGCAACCCTGTATGGTTGATTTTGTTTTAAGATAGTACAACTTGAAATTGCTGGGCTGTTTTagtgaaaaatgattttcaaaagtgtTAGTAGTTGTAACTTGCAAGTAAAAAGGTAGTCTCTTTTTTGTATCCTCTGTTAAACATAACACAATTGTTTGCAATCTTTCTGATTAGTGTAGATTATGACATGCCTTTCCAGTAAGTTATTTCTATGTTCACCTTGTTGTGACAGGCGTTTAAAGAATGTTGTGTGGAATGTGCTTCTAGTACTAAGAAGACAATGTATAAGTTTCGGAAGCTTGAGATCACAAAACACTCGCTTTGGGTAATTTCTCACACAAGTCCATGATTTTAGAAATTGAACAAGTAGAAGGTTTCGTTTTCTTTTGATCTTTGACTAAAGAAACACGGGAGATGCATTTCTTCTGGTTCATGTAATATACTAATTTAATATCATTTTAAGTTTCATATTTGCAATCTTATATAAAAGATGTGCTAGGCGAGAATTGTGTACCCTTGTGTCATTCCTTTTCACAACCACATTAAGGTAGTTAAGCTAGCTGTAGCCTGTAGCAGAGAACGTTGCCATCTTTACTTTCCTTGATTTTACTGGATAGAAACATAAAATTGGCTGGAGATGAACTGCATCGTGACATTTTTAATTACTTCAAAATTTGAATCGCCGAGAGCATTTGCGAATTCATGAGAGCGTTTGGCTTGCAGTATAAGTGGTTTGAATAGATTAAAAGTCTATCCAGCCCTTTTCTACAAGTTCTCTTACCATTTTTGTTGTCCTATAATCCCTTGTAACAGGCCATCATTTGGcctatataaatattattttatataaaatgtGTATTACAGTCGGGTCAAAGAAAACACAGTTTTAAATGATTTCGTAGTCTACAGAAAATTCTCGAGATATTTTAAGAATTTGTCAGGGCCAAAACAGGGAGTAGACCAGATTGGATATGAACCAAAAGAAGCATGACTAACAAGATGGCTTGATAAAATAATAACTCATAAGTCATATGTAACAGGAGAGCTAGCTTAATAAGATTAAGAGCTCCTAAATAAAATGGGAGCTGGCTTTCTGCTAACAGTATTACCAAAAGCAATACAAATCTGCTAGTCAGTCACTGGATGAGGACCCTTTCTGTTGCCTCTTTTTCCTTCCACTTGGAGAAGTGTTTCGAAAAACAGCTTAATTTAAGTACCACAACCAGACTAACCACACACACTTCTGAGATAGTCCAACGCTTGCTCTATTTCAACTCTGGTTACAGTAGATTGAAAAAGGACCACTTCAGCTGGCCTTAAATGAATACATGTAACCCCGAAGCTTTCTTACTTCTTCAGAGGATTCATTTAATAGATGGTCCACGTATAAACTAACCCCAGCAGCGCTGCAAGTTTGAAAGCATGAATGGTCAGCAATAGTTAGACAGGAGAATAAGAGGGTCAAGCATTAAGACATAGGCTTACTGATAAAATTAGATAGGCTTTGATTTACGTAACTGAATATGCATGGATTATATTAAACCATGGATCAGCTACAATTATTAAATTAAGACAACTCTTTTTTTACTTTATAGTGTTAACTTGCAGAAAACAGAGACAGCTAATCTTTTTTAGTACAGAACTGTAAAAGCACActgaaatgaaaaataaaatggaGAATAATAATTAAACTTGAGACTTTTAAATCAGAATTGACTACCTAAACTAAAAGTCTTCAAACATCAGAATCATTTCAACCAGTGCATATGTGAACCTATCAACATACTCTCGATCCTAAAGAACACTTGAACTCATATGGCAGCTGTAGTAGAGTTCTTCCCACCCgtccaatttttttttttaattatctGTTGGCCTCTATAAATGCATCACAAAAGTATTATTGACACAATGTGGTGTACCTTATTGGGCCAAAAGGTAGCCATATAACCTCCCATCTAAACTTGGACAATCTGAAAAAGCAAAAAGATACATATTGTTGttctatatatatttattatacaGAAAATACTTCAAGCATTCAATTGTAAATTCCTTACTTGAGCATTTGATACAACCAAAAGATCGCAACCAGAAATCCAGCACAGAAGGAGCACCAAAGCCACTGCCTATGATACCTAGAGTTATGAAGCAATCCTGCTATGGTCATTGAGCAAACTAAAACTGATGCCCAATCTGTGCAATAATATATATTAGTGTTTATCTGATCTGACGATAGCTATAATATGACAGATCTGAAATGAGCACCATATCTAACAAGTTACACATCCCTGTTATAACATCAATCTTTTATCGTGCAAGATACTGATGCACAGAAGGTTGGTACTATTATAATAGAACTGCAGTAAGATACAGAGTAAATGATTAAAAGAACCTGCAGATATGACGATCCAAGACTCAACCTCCTTCATGAAGTAACCATGATAACGCTGTTCACCAAGGAGAGAACCAATGTTTATAGCTTTCATGTTTAGCATTTAAAGCAAGATCCAGCATATTATCTATTTACTATGCATATATATCAAGCATTGGCTAATTATCAATTACTTGGAAATTACAACTCATCAAATGACTGTAATATTACTTCAATGATAGCTCATAGGTAATTTAACACGCCACCAGCACAGTATAGTACTTAAATCTCcacaaaaacctaagcctaaatTTTTTTAAACCAAGGCATCTTAAAGATGTCGAGAAAATAAAATGACAGGTAAGCTCCGAAGGCTCGATCTTTATATCAATTATATACATGAAAGATATGATACAATGCATGCATAATACCTTATCACATAAAAAATAAAATGAACCCCGATATATGGAAGTGAGATATACGAAACTGTACAGGAAATGTGCGAAAGTCCTTAGCTTGGGGCCGGGAAAGTGCAAGTGCAAAGCAGGAGAAGAAGAACAAGTCTCATAGCCATGCTCATAAGAGGATGGTTCATACTTATCCACTAGTATGTGATGATAGAAAACTAGCGGTAAAAGTAAGTATGCCATTCAAAGGATAGAGGCTACAAAGATTCATTCTCTAAATAATTTTACCCAATAGAAGCTATGAAGTAGGCTTGACAAAACTTGGATCCATGTTCTAAAAAGGGTTCAATTATCACAATGATTACTTAAAAAATGGGCACTTTATAATTATATGATCTGTGCTAGTTTTAAATGGCCCCATAACATATCCTTAGAGAAGAGACAGATTTCAGTCACTTAGAAGTTGTACATGATCTGTTATCTGCTCCACATAATAACAATCTAAAGCTACTTGTAGTTctataacactattatttatgTATTTACGAACtacaaaagaatcgccttaactAGTGTGCAATTTTAAAGACCATGCCAAGCTTTATCATATCTCAATCTTAACATAAGAACTCCTAGCCACGAgcataaaaatattaattttttacaTATATGTTTATATTACAATTTAACTCCCAATTTTCATAGATAGCACATCTGAAAAATACGAGCCCGACCTCCGAATATACAACCATTTTCactattaaaaaaaataaatccaaattaatGCAAACTGAGTATGTGCTGACTTATTTTTTTATGTTTGTTCTGGTCGAAAACTAGGCTCaaacaataataatataaaataaaacaaaatactTGGACTTGTACATAAGTTTATGTGAGGTGAACTACACACGGTTATACTCACCTCTTTTCTTCATTCTTATCATCTGCATAAGCACCTTTCATCAAGTATTAATATTTTCATATATTCTTGGGAAAAACATCAAAACCAGGATATTGTAGACTTCACAGAAAATACATGCATATATATTACCATAAGTTGACAATCTTCGGATCTGCCCGATCTTACCACAAAACTCAACTTTAGAGAAAACTGCAATGCTTATTAAATATCCAATCAATTCGTACAATAAAACGTCAGAATCACCGACCATTTGTTTCAGCTCTGCCGTAGTATAATGTTCTAATTGAAATTAAACATTTCAATTAACAAATTTCTTAATGACGTCTAATGATTCAGCTATTACAAGTCATATACCAAATGAAAGCTTTTTTCTATATTggaaagaacaagttcaaaaCAATAAAAGTTTAACAACTGGAAAAAAATATATCCTAATTGTTTTGTAACCACAGATTTTAATGGAATCTAAGGCAAATGCCTTTAGAAAAGCAAGTCTGCTAAACCTTGTTTTTAGGACATGATTTTTGTCATATCAACTGCACAATCGGCCTCAATTTTGGGTACAGTTGGAATGACTGCAGAAAGCAATTTAAGACCAACGTCTAGTTGAGTTGTAGTTGTAATCGGCAAGTGTACTATTGATACAACACGGATTCTTGTGCCAAGGTAATAAAGATGTAAAAGAGGTTGAGATTAGAACATCGATGAGACAAGGTAGGACTAGACACAAAGCCAGACATCTCATCAATATTGTAAAACTCAATGACTTCTCAGTATTCATTACGTAACACACGACTTCATAATTTATTAGTAATTACACACTTGAAAGTTAAAAACTGCAACTTAGTTAGACGCTACTTACACATTTTTTTGGGCGACTCGCTCTAAAGTTATGAATGACCTCGCTCAAGGAACCAATGACAATATTTATATTATGCATCTTGGTCATGAAATCCTGCTAAAAATCTATCAATTGATATTACAACACAATTAGGATCCCAATTACACATTCTCACTATATATGCAACTTCCAAGAGTGACTCCTGCTTTGAAAATCTTTTATGATATAGAATGAATTTTTAATTTGGCACAGGGTTTACAGAAACAAAAAATTGGAAATCACAAAAAAAAACATTGATAAGATATTCGAAGTCAACAAGAACCAGAATAATATGAATGAGCAAAGCTGTGAAACACTGTAGCCAATAGGTGATTCTAATATATTACTAAGTGCTTGAATTTTTTATGTAGAATTTGATGCTTTGCATTAACTTTAGTAAATGCTAGATATCTTCAATATATACAAATACTAGCACTCCTCATGTTAACAAGTTTTTTATATATAAAGATTAAATCATGGTACTAAAAGCAAAATGCAAAAGTATTATATTATCAACATTCAACACTTGGGATTTGGGTAAAACAAGCATTTTGATGTATGttaatttgaatttatattaAAGTACAAAATCAGAGGTTAATGTTTGAAAGGTTTATAGAGTAAAAAGACAAAGATTCCTAAGTTTTAGCAGAACGCGTGCTGTGGTTATTGGTAATTGGGGAATGTTGAAATTGTTGAACTACTTTTTCCTACTATCTGTTGAGACAAGTTTGATTTTAGTGCTTCTCTTGTACCTTGGTGATACAGAGCAAACATTTCTCTTTTCCCGAATGGAACTAATTATAGGGAAATGGAAAAAATATTGAATTTGTTTGGACAAAAAGAGAAGGTgcctaaataattattttatagaCAGTAGAAGAATTAGTAACCTTCTCATTCATATATTTGTATCAGCGCAGGTTATTATATTAAAACGAAAGAGAAAAGAAAATTACCAGTTCCCATGGAAATTGGGCCTGCTGATAGATTGAGAAAATCAGAAATGCCATGAAACATGTTATTAAGGCCGCAAACACGCTCTGCAAGaaagaaatttaaattttcaaatttaaaagTTGCAAACTTTAAATCCGGATCATATTATTACCATATCAAGAATACTATACAATTGTTACAATTATGAGCCCTCAACAATAATTCGGGTCACATCTTAAATTCGTCCGAACATAAAATTAGCGTACTTCCCAATGCAACCGATTCAAGCATCAAAAGCCTACCATATAAGGATATACCCCATATATATCGATTAAACATTGAGGCTGACATGTTGTACAGAGTAGGTTTTAAGTAACTTTTAACCATCCCTCTCAGCCGCCTCCCTTCTTTCATCCTCTCTGTTAGGGTTTATCtattttcaagtaaatcgaggGGCTTCTACTGGTTTTCTCCGGTGGAAAGCCCCAACCCCTTCATTCTCTGTTATTCTCGTTTATTTTCTTTCAATAAAACCCAATTTTTTGGGTATTTGTGTGTCTCTCCTCTTGGAGTGTGTGTtttgtctctccttttggagtgtttgttatgtttttatttagtCATGCTTGGGTTTATCTTGGGTTTATCTTGTGATGGATCTGTTGAGGacgaatttattgatatttttggtgatctgcAAAGCCTGCATCGGATCTGGGTCGGTGGTGATTATTGCAAAAGCTTAACTTTCACAACTAAAGATTGTTGATCTTTCATGGGTTTAtactttcggcatgtctatagctggtattcggcatgtagatagctgggtgccttcggcatgtctatagctgatgtccggcatgtagatagctcGCTGGGGTGCCGCTTCTCCAATCTCATTTTATGCGATTGGTGTTTCTGAACACTGGGTTAACCATAgtttttatgtgatatggtcaattgcgatactgctattttcagagatgctgctgcaatttggatcgcttgggatgtctttgatttcgtttttaatttcaagaatttttaaattctatgtgttaaacgatcaggaaacaaatcatctaattgtttttatttttagtatgttat carries:
- the LOC141693754 gene encoding large ribosomal subunit protein eL31-like; the encoded protein is MVEKTKGRKEEVVTREYTINLHKRLHGCTFKKKAPNAIKEIRKFAQKAMGTKDVRVDVKLNKQIWSRGIRSVPRRVRVRIARKRNDDEDATEELYSLVTVAEAPSGLKGLGTLVIEEDDE
- the LOC141692553 gene encoding uncharacterized protein LOC141692553, producing MKKLSRTWINKSSDDYTEEDDDDDKFSLPTRDDFQPLDTNEQEELVRSLEKTLNYQSSLWKSVFAALITCFMAFLIFSIYQQAQFPWELRYHGYFMKEVESWIVISADWASVLVCSMTIAGLLHNSRYHRQWLWCSFCAGFLVAIFWLYQMLKLSKFRWEVIWLPFGPISAAGVSLYVDHLLNESSEEVRKLRGYMYSFKAS